From a region of the Candidatus Binatia bacterium genome:
- a CDS encoding LemA family protein, protein MRQKGILLAALLALVLTGCGYNTMVELHERVDAAWAQVENQLQRRNDLIPNLVEVTKGYAKHEQEIFTRVAEARARLLGAHTREEKIQAANELNSALARLLAIAERYPDLKANEQFARLSDELAGTENRIATERRRYNEAVREYNTYIKKIPQRFLAALVGFEKEQYFEAQAGAEAVPKVQF, encoded by the coding sequence ATGCGGCAAAAGGGGATTCTGCTGGCAGCGCTGCTGGCGCTGGTGTTGACGGGTTGCGGCTACAACACCATGGTCGAGCTGCACGAACGCGTCGATGCCGCCTGGGCACAGGTCGAAAACCAGTTGCAACGGCGCAACGATCTGATCCCGAACCTCGTCGAAGTGACCAAAGGTTACGCCAAACACGAGCAGGAGATTTTTACCCGCGTGGCCGAGGCACGTGCCCGCTTGCTCGGTGCCCACACGCGCGAGGAAAAAATCCAGGCGGCCAACGAACTGAATTCCGCTTTGGCCCGCCTGCTAGCGATTGCCGAGCGCTACCCCGATCTGAAAGCGAATGAGCAATTCGCGCGTTTGTCCGACGAGCTTGCCGGCACAGAAAATCGCATTGCCACCGAGCGGCGGCGCTACAACGAAGCCGTGCGCGAATACAACACGTACATCAAGAAAATCCCACAGCGTTTTCTTGCCGCTTTGGTGGGTTTCGAGAAAGAACAGTACTTCGAAGCGCAAGCCGGGGCCGAAGCAGTTCCGAAAGTGCAATTCTAA
- a CDS encoding right-handed parallel beta-helix repeat-containing protein: MREQPTVAQCAGTSLRLSRFGPCRAARDLMLGLLLVIPFVTSCGGGGDLVVPAPLPCNANSKVCYVAPFGSDSNSGADPSVPLATIRRAAQIALSDYTIVVAPGTYREPVTTAETGQAPKRLTFLAQGRVVLDLRNTGSGPGFSLANVDGVVIDGFTVWGANDGGVVLKSGSDGAVIRNCVLVVNNGDGIRVQDSANVLVFNNLIYGNAGIGIRIGGTTAGSPSARLLHNTVYGNGGRGIEIGNSTKASPGALVLNNILQQNGLAVPGQENIKVTTQPPSQTGYRGDYNLVFPASYSPSGAQGIRGVHDINRDAIFADAITGDFRLNPASPAIDAGNPLDDFVDLRRILRARTTTGLVRDAGPLDLGYHFPVS, encoded by the coding sequence ATGAGAGAACAGCCAACGGTGGCGCAGTGCGCGGGAACTTCTTTGAGACTTTCTCGCTTTGGACCATGCCGCGCAGCGCGGGACTTGATGCTCGGCTTGCTGCTGGTGATTCCTTTTGTGACAAGCTGCGGCGGCGGGGGCGATCTTGTCGTGCCTGCACCGCTCCCGTGCAATGCCAACAGCAAAGTTTGTTACGTGGCTCCCTTCGGCAGCGACAGCAACTCCGGCGCAGACCCGAGCGTGCCGCTCGCCACGATCCGCCGGGCTGCGCAAATTGCCTTGAGCGACTACACCATCGTCGTCGCGCCCGGCACCTATCGAGAGCCGGTGACCACCGCCGAAACCGGCCAGGCTCCCAAGCGCCTGACCTTTCTGGCCCAAGGCCGCGTCGTGCTCGATCTCCGCAACACAGGTTCCGGTCCGGGGTTCAGCCTTGCCAATGTTGATGGGGTGGTCATCGACGGCTTTACCGTCTGGGGCGCGAACGACGGAGGAGTCGTGTTGAAAAGCGGCAGTGATGGTGCGGTGATTCGCAACTGCGTGCTGGTAGTGAACAATGGTGACGGCATTCGAGTGCAGGATTCCGCGAATGTGCTTGTGTTCAACAACTTGATTTACGGCAATGCCGGCATCGGCATCCGCATTGGTGGAACCACTGCAGGATCGCCCTCGGCGCGGCTCCTGCACAACACGGTGTACGGCAATGGTGGTCGCGGCATCGAGATTGGGAACTCGACGAAGGCATCGCCGGGCGCATTAGTGCTGAATAACATCCTGCAGCAAAATGGGCTTGCCGTTCCGGGACAGGAAAACATCAAAGTGACCACGCAGCCGCCCAGTCAGACCGGCTACCGGGGTGACTACAACTTGGTGTTTCCGGCCTCGTACTCGCCGAGCGGTGCTCAAGGAATTCGTGGCGTGCATGACATCAACCGGGATGCCATCTTTGCCGACGCGATTACCGGAGACTTTCGCCTCAATCCGGCAAGCCCGGCCATCGACGCTGGCAACCCGCTCGATGATTTCGTCGACTTGCGGCGCATCTTGCGGGCGCGGACGACGACCGGCCTTGTGCGCGACGCGGGTCCGCTCGACCTTGGCTATCACTTCCCGGTTTCGTGA
- a CDS encoding TPM domain-containing protein has protein sequence MPRPLGYVSDYVGVIDPHMRARLEALIGELDRKTGAQIAVIVVRSTKPLTAFDYAMKIAEDWRPGDRKKDNGVVFLVATADREMFILTGYGVEGILPDGKVGEIRDRLILPAFRRGDYARGIWAGTAEMARLIARAEGVELSALGGASSGPEEALERGPRVPPPVWVELIGVLFALLVLAIVVSSMAASARGRRGRWRYYGGYRGGFGGGGFGGGGGFGGFGGGGFGGGGAGGRW, from the coding sequence GTGCCGCGCCCGCTCGGTTACGTCTCCGATTACGTCGGCGTGATCGACCCACACATGCGCGCCCGGCTCGAGGCACTGATTGGCGAGCTCGATCGGAAGACCGGGGCGCAAATTGCCGTGATTGTTGTGCGCTCGACAAAGCCGCTGACCGCCTTCGACTACGCCATGAAGATCGCCGAGGACTGGAGGCCCGGGGATCGCAAGAAGGACAACGGCGTTGTCTTCCTCGTTGCCACTGCGGATCGCGAGATGTTCATCCTTACTGGCTACGGAGTCGAAGGTATTCTGCCCGACGGCAAGGTGGGCGAAATTCGCGATCGCCTCATTCTGCCAGCGTTCCGCCGTGGCGATTATGCGCGAGGCATTTGGGCGGGCACGGCGGAAATGGCGCGCCTCATTGCGCGCGCAGAGGGTGTGGAGTTGAGTGCCCTCGGAGGAGCGAGCAGCGGGCCAGAGGAAGCTCTCGAACGAGGCCCTCGGGTGCCGCCTCCGGTGTGGGTGGAGTTGATCGGGGTGTTGTTCGCGCTGCTGGTGTTGGCCATTGTGGTCAGCAGTATGGCCGCGAGCGCGCGCGGGCGGCGCGGCCGCTGGCGTTATTACGGTGGCTACCGCGGCGGCTTCGGGGGCGGCGGGTTCGGTGGCGGTGGCGGGTTTGGCGGGTTCGGCGGCGGGGGCTTCGGCGGCGGGGGCGCAGGGGGGCGGTGGTGA